A single genomic interval of Terriglobus albidus harbors:
- a CDS encoding flagellin: MSLSVLNNISALYAQNNLASTQKNLQNTLTQLSSGSRINSGADDAAGLALADGLHANVAALNQSARNASDGIGLLQTADGALSQVTNLLNRAVTLATQAANGTLNSSQVSAANQEYQNILSEIGNIGSATNFNGNAVFSSAATTIFVSDGTSSGATVFSDTTGALSTAKVGLDATGASVDFTASSVATLTASSAQTVLTNLTTAIAGVAYQRGQIGANINQLNAASSVATSQSENLTAAESSVRSTDYATATSDLAKFQVLSQTGISALAQANQTQQQVLKLLQ, translated from the coding sequence ATGTCCCTGAGTGTCCTTAACAACATCTCTGCTCTCTACGCACAGAACAACCTCGCGTCGACCCAGAAGAACCTGCAGAACACCCTGACGCAGCTCTCTTCCGGTTCGCGCATCAACTCCGGCGCCGATGACGCCGCCGGCCTGGCCCTGGCCGATGGCCTCCACGCCAACGTTGCCGCTCTGAACCAGTCGGCTCGTAATGCCAGCGACGGTATCGGTCTGCTGCAGACCGCTGACGGCGCTCTCTCCCAGGTCACCAACCTTCTGAACCGCGCTGTGACCCTGGCCACCCAGGCTGCCAACGGCACCCTGAACAGCTCGCAGGTTAGCGCTGCAAACCAGGAGTACCAGAACATCCTGTCGGAAATCGGCAACATCGGTTCCGCGACGAACTTCAACGGCAACGCCGTATTCTCCAGCGCCGCGACCACGATCTTCGTCTCTGACGGCACCAGCTCGGGTGCGACGGTGTTCAGCGATACGACCGGCGCCCTCAGCACCGCCAAGGTCGGTCTCGATGCAACCGGCGCCAGCGTAGACTTCACCGCTAGCTCTGTCGCTACCCTGACGGCCTCCTCCGCGCAGACCGTTCTTACCAACCTGACCACCGCCATCGCGGGCGTTGCTTATCAGCGCGGCCAGATCGGCGCCAACATCAACCAGCTCAACGCCGCTTCCTCGGTTGCGACTTCTCAGTCCGAAAACCTGACCGCGGCCGAGTCCAGCGTCCGCTCCACGGACTACGCCACCGCAACCAGCGACCTGGCCAAGTTCCAGGTGCTGAGCCAGACCGGTATCAGCGCCCTGGCCCAGGCCAACCAGACGCAGCAGCAGGTTCTGAAGCTCCTGCAATAA
- a CDS encoding flagellar FlbD family protein, which produces MIELTRLNGHALYINADLIKYIEAAPDTMITLVTNEKTVVRESCQQVLELAHQYKVNLLRATWPTAADALTAKFAHNIEETSR; this is translated from the coding sequence ATGATTGAGCTCACACGCCTGAACGGTCACGCCCTCTATATAAATGCGGACCTTATTAAGTACATTGAAGCGGCCCCGGACACGATGATCACCCTGGTGACCAACGAAAAGACGGTCGTCCGCGAAAGCTGCCAGCAGGTTCTCGAACTGGCCCATCAATATAAGGTCAACCTGCTCCGCGCCACCTGGCCGACCGCCGCGGACGCTCTGACAGCAAAGTTCGCCCACAACATTGAAGAGACCTCTCGCTAA
- a CDS encoding flagellar motor protein yields MDIASVAGIVLALLGILGGMMIEGGQLAQITQPTAAMIVVGGTAGAVMLQFPLAIFLAALKKVASVFLHKGADSQGLVKQLVDFANKARKEGIVSLDTELAKVTDPFLKQAMMLAVDGTEPTELRKIMQLELDNKSEIEEKIPQVFESAGGFAPTVGIIGAVLGLIQVMQHLDNIDEVGRGIAVAFVATIYGVALANLICLPAAGKLKIRHREETMIKEMMLEGVVSILEGMNPRMMETKLRTFLMEEGHAEQKA; encoded by the coding sequence ATGGACATCGCAAGCGTTGCAGGTATTGTTCTTGCCCTACTCGGCATTCTGGGCGGCATGATGATCGAAGGCGGCCAGCTCGCCCAGATCACGCAGCCGACCGCTGCCATGATCGTCGTCGGCGGCACCGCCGGCGCCGTTATGCTTCAATTTCCTCTTGCCATCTTCCTTGCAGCCCTTAAAAAGGTCGCCTCGGTCTTTCTGCATAAGGGGGCGGACAGCCAGGGGCTGGTCAAACAACTGGTAGATTTTGCCAATAAAGCCCGCAAAGAAGGCATCGTCTCCCTGGACACAGAACTGGCCAAGGTGACCGACCCCTTCCTTAAACAGGCGATGATGCTTGCCGTCGACGGCACGGAGCCGACCGAACTCCGCAAGATCATGCAACTCGAACTCGACAACAAGAGCGAGATCGAGGAAAAGATCCCCCAGGTCTTCGAGTCCGCCGGCGGTTTCGCCCCCACCGTCGGCATCATTGGTGCCGTACTCGGCCTGATCCAGGTTATGCAGCACCTCGACAACATTGACGAGGTGGGCCGTGGTATCGCCGTAGCCTTCGTTGCAACCATCTATGGCGTGGCACTGGCCAACCTTATCTGTCTCCCTGCCGCCGGCAAGCTGAAGATCCGCCACCGCGAAGAGACCATGATCAAGGAGATGATGCTCGAGGGCGTCGTCAGCATTCTGGAGGGTATGAACCCCCGCATGATGGAAACCAAGCTTCGCACCTTCCTGATGGAAGAGGGCCACGCGGAACAAAAGGCATAG
- a CDS encoding flagellar motor protein MotB: MGKKKHAEHVNHERWLVSYADFITLLFAFFVVLFASSQSDKKKEKQMAAAIKAAFSDTRIFDMHSATPALTDGGASVDTKPIEMPLPTAPEFGSGNGNGNGDGQDVAAQVRKAIERAAAKQISAGAISIHQAADGLTISLQEGGFFPSGSAELRMDSQGMLDHIIAALPTNMKIRVEGHSDNRPIHTAQFASNWELSSARASAIAREMLTRAKFDPAMVSAAGYAEYHPVASNETEAGRAQNRRVDIVVLQLTSAPPPPPMAPAPRRVHNEASTASTSKPDIVRDESPRSTP; the protein is encoded by the coding sequence ATGGGTAAAAAGAAACACGCCGAACACGTCAACCACGAACGCTGGCTCGTCTCTTACGCAGACTTCATCACTCTGCTGTTCGCCTTCTTCGTCGTGCTCTTCGCCTCATCGCAGAGCGACAAGAAGAAAGAAAAGCAGATGGCCGCAGCGATTAAGGCAGCCTTCTCCGATACGCGTATCTTCGATATGCACTCGGCGACGCCTGCCCTGACCGATGGGGGCGCCAGTGTCGACACCAAACCGATTGAGATGCCGCTTCCCACTGCACCCGAGTTCGGAAGTGGCAACGGCAATGGAAACGGCGACGGACAGGACGTTGCAGCGCAAGTCCGCAAGGCGATCGAACGGGCCGCTGCCAAGCAGATTTCGGCGGGCGCCATCTCGATTCACCAGGCAGCTGACGGTTTGACCATCTCGCTGCAGGAGGGCGGCTTCTTCCCTTCCGGCTCTGCCGAACTCCGGATGGACTCGCAGGGGATGCTGGACCACATTATCGCGGCCCTTCCGACCAACATGAAGATCCGCGTGGAAGGACATAGCGACAATCGCCCCATCCATACGGCCCAGTTTGCCTCCAACTGGGAGCTCTCCTCGGCACGCGCCTCCGCCATTGCCCGTGAGATGCTGACCCGCGCCAAGTTCGATCCGGCAATGGTTTCGGCCGCAGGATATGCGGAGTACCACCCTGTAGCCTCCAACGAGACCGAAGCCGGCCGCGCACAGAACCGCCGCGTCGACATTGTGGTGCTGCAGCTTACCTCGGCCCCGCCTCCGCCCCCGATGGCCCCAGCTCCTCGTAGAGTTCACAATGAAGCGTCGACAGCATCGACCAGCAAACCTGACATCGTAAGAGATGAGTCACCACGCTCCACGCCCTAA
- a CDS encoding glycosyltransferase: MRTSTIELSMIVKNGGSSLARCLQSVRGVVDHIVIGDTGSTDDTAEIARAFGAEWITIPWNSDFAEARNLVLQQATCDWILVLDADEMLDPKGALALKRLVSETDRFAFDVVRWNYVRQANSRSGTDGAMANPQVLPEAEGFPAYVTSINTRLFRRHAGIWFERPVHETVVYRVKELGLSIGQAPFVIHHFGHAEDDEAVRDAKNELYLEIGKRHLEAFPEDSRTAYELGWGALEYSKNPQAALDLLIRAIQLDESNTEAIILGGVCLLRMWRYAEAVQLFSHAVERHSSSIVLYESLGDAHLHQQQYQAASEAYNAARSLGGASALILAKYGVCQIYLGQMDEGMDALRKAHRMEPDHAELLDIVIAGAVTANEITFAADLAKKRLEMEGASDLHRSIANYLDPHNE; the protein is encoded by the coding sequence ATGCGCACGTCCACGATCGAACTCTCGATGATTGTGAAAAATGGTGGAAGCAGTCTGGCGAGATGTTTGCAGAGTGTTCGTGGTGTCGTGGATCACATCGTCATCGGAGACACCGGATCCACGGACGACACGGCCGAAATCGCCCGGGCATTTGGCGCAGAGTGGATAACGATCCCGTGGAACAGTGATTTTGCGGAGGCTCGTAACCTGGTCCTGCAACAGGCGACTTGCGACTGGATTCTGGTGCTTGACGCCGACGAGATGCTGGATCCGAAAGGGGCGCTCGCTCTGAAAAGACTGGTCTCGGAGACAGATAGGTTTGCCTTTGATGTCGTGCGATGGAATTATGTCCGGCAAGCAAATAGCCGAAGCGGCACCGATGGAGCGATGGCGAATCCTCAGGTGCTTCCGGAAGCAGAAGGGTTTCCCGCGTACGTTACATCGATCAATACACGGCTGTTCCGGCGGCATGCCGGTATCTGGTTCGAACGGCCGGTCCATGAAACTGTTGTTTATCGCGTCAAAGAACTGGGGCTTTCGATTGGACAGGCTCCGTTCGTCATCCACCACTTCGGTCATGCTGAAGATGATGAGGCTGTTCGAGATGCCAAAAATGAGCTCTATCTCGAGATCGGCAAACGGCATTTAGAAGCATTTCCAGAGGACAGCAGAACCGCGTACGAACTCGGATGGGGAGCGCTGGAATACTCGAAGAATCCTCAGGCAGCGCTGGACCTCCTGATTCGCGCGATACAGTTAGATGAATCCAATACTGAGGCCATCATCCTCGGTGGCGTTTGTTTGCTCCGTATGTGGCGTTATGCCGAAGCTGTTCAGTTGTTCTCCCATGCTGTCGAGCGCCACTCATCCAGCATTGTCCTCTACGAATCGCTAGGGGATGCTCATCTGCATCAGCAGCAGTATCAGGCTGCGTCCGAAGCCTACAACGCAGCTCGCAGCCTGGGAGGCGCGTCAGCGTTGATTCTCGCCAAATATGGAGTGTGCCAGATTTACCTTGGCCAGATGGATGAAGGGATGGACGCTCTCCGTAAAGCTCATAGGATGGAGCCTGACCATGCGGAGCTGCTGGACATCGTGATTGCCGGTGCGGTTACAGCAAATGAAATCACCTTCGCTGCCGATCTTGCGAAGAAACGCCTTGAGATGGAGGGCGCGTCCGATCTGCATCGTTCCATCGCAAACTACCTTGACCCGCATAACGAGTAG
- a CDS encoding non-canonical purine NTP pyrophosphatase, with protein sequence MTIYLATTNAGKLRDFAAIAIQHDATVETLPGLASIPEAPENEPTFEGNAVSKALYYSSRAPGLLVLADDSGLEVQCLNAAPGVRSARYAEDQHFPPTPGSTKDERNNAALLHALDGIPENCRQGRYRCVLALARDGELLQTAEGSVDGVILQAPRGENGFGYDPLFFLPELDQTMAEVSIEQKQRLSHRGRAFESLLRQLDT encoded by the coding sequence ATGACCATCTATCTCGCAACTACCAATGCCGGAAAACTGCGCGACTTCGCGGCAATCGCCATCCAGCACGACGCGACCGTCGAAACTTTACCGGGGCTGGCCTCCATCCCCGAAGCGCCGGAGAATGAGCCGACCTTCGAAGGCAATGCGGTCTCCAAGGCGCTGTATTATTCCAGCCGCGCTCCGGGCTTGCTGGTGCTGGCTGACGACTCCGGACTTGAGGTCCAGTGCCTGAATGCTGCCCCTGGAGTACGTTCGGCACGCTATGCCGAGGACCAGCACTTCCCTCCCACGCCAGGGTCCACCAAAGATGAACGCAATAACGCCGCGCTGTTGCACGCCCTGGACGGCATTCCTGAAAACTGCCGTCAGGGACGTTACCGCTGCGTGCTTGCCCTGGCGCGCGATGGAGAGCTGTTACAGACAGCAGAGGGCTCCGTCGACGGCGTCATCCTGCAGGCGCCGCGTGGGGAGAACGGCTTCGGCTATGACCCGCTGTTCTTTCTACCGGAACTGGACCAGACGATGGCGGAGGTCTCCATCGAACAAAAACAAAGGCTCAGCCATCGCGGCCGAGCCTTTGAGTCGCTGTTGCGGCAACTCGATACTTAG
- a CDS encoding succinate dehydrogenase has product MATTASASPATPQLKGVQPLRAGEGNSFLWRRLHSLTGIVPIGAFLVEHIISNFEVVNGPLAYAQQVKFLNGLPLVRVLEWGLIFIPLLYHALYGVFIAVRGRSNVNVYPWAGNWMYLSQRVTGLIAFAYIVYHVLTQRFMGVSLPEHPGLAYAKVQFELLSHWYAIPVYVIAMIATCWHFAYGIWLFAAKWGITPGNVARKRFGWVCTIGGAALCIMGLVSIFTVAYGRPYSPEDVMPAQYDNVVAPTVPPQQ; this is encoded by the coding sequence ATGGCGACAACCGCCTCAGCATCGCCCGCCACCCCGCAGTTGAAGGGCGTTCAGCCCCTCCGCGCGGGCGAAGGCAACTCCTTTCTCTGGCGCCGTCTGCACTCGCTGACCGGCATTGTCCCGATCGGAGCCTTCCTCGTCGAGCACATCATTTCGAACTTCGAGGTCGTCAACGGTCCGTTGGCTTACGCGCAGCAGGTCAAGTTTCTGAATGGCCTGCCTCTTGTCCGGGTGCTGGAGTGGGGCCTGATCTTCATTCCCCTGCTTTACCACGCACTCTATGGTGTGTTTATCGCCGTTCGCGGACGCTCCAATGTGAATGTCTATCCGTGGGCTGGGAATTGGATGTACCTCTCTCAGCGCGTCACCGGCTTGATTGCGTTCGCGTACATCGTCTATCACGTTCTGACCCAGCGGTTTATGGGTGTGAGCCTTCCGGAGCATCCCGGCCTTGCCTACGCCAAGGTGCAGTTCGAGCTGCTGTCGCACTGGTATGCGATTCCGGTCTATGTGATTGCGATGATCGCCACCTGCTGGCACTTCGCCTACGGCATCTGGCTCTTTGCCGCCAAATGGGGCATCACGCCGGGCAATGTTGCCCGCAAGCGCTTCGGCTGGGTCTGCACGATCGGCGGAGCCGCGCTCTGCATTATGGGTCTGGTCAGCATCTTTACCGTTGCCTACGGCCGCCCGTATTCGCCCGAGGATGTGATGCCGGCGCAGTACGACAACGTCGTCGCACCTACGGTTCCACCGCAGCAGTAA
- the sdhA gene encoding succinate dehydrogenase flavoprotein subunit, whose product MAAATPRIIVVGGGLAGLSAVIKIAEAGGKVDLFSIVPVKRSHSVCAQGGINSAKNLKGEGDTPLKHFDDTIYGGDFLANQTPVKAMCEQGPAIIDLLDRMGVPFNRTPEGLLDFRRFGGTLYHRTAFAGATTGQQLLYALDEQVRRYESEGKVQKYEGWEFLSAILDTKGACRGIVAMNLRTMELKTFPADAIIICTGGNGAIFGKSTNSVVCTGSAQAALYQQGAYYANGEFIQVHPTAIPGEDKLRLMSESARGEGGRVWVPKDRNDKRQPNSIPETERWYFLEEWYPKYGNLVPRDVATRAIHKVVYEHGMGLDGQPMVYLDVSHLAPERQHKLEGILEIYEKFVGDDPRKVPMKIFPGMHYTMGGLWVDFNQMTNVPGVFAAGEADYSIHGANRLGANSLLSCIYGGFVAGPKAMEYAKGLAPQQGDGGHAAELIRQQQYNNILLNNQGTENPFQIWRELGDTMTRHATIIRYNAGLREADQKIVELIERYKKINLSDKSQWANTSFAFARQLYNMLQLARVIVQGAELRDESRGAHYKPDFPDRNDEKFLKTTKAVYDDNSDAPKFEWEDVDISHIKPRPRRYDATA is encoded by the coding sequence ATGGCTGCAGCTACACCCAGGATTATTGTCGTTGGCGGCGGACTTGCCGGTCTCTCCGCCGTCATCAAGATCGCCGAAGCCGGCGGTAAGGTCGACCTGTTCTCTATCGTTCCGGTGAAGCGTTCGCACTCCGTGTGCGCGCAGGGCGGCATCAACTCCGCCAAGAACCTGAAGGGCGAAGGCGACACACCGTTGAAGCACTTCGACGACACCATCTACGGCGGCGACTTCCTCGCCAACCAGACGCCCGTCAAGGCGATGTGCGAACAGGGACCGGCCATCATCGATCTTCTGGATCGCATGGGCGTACCGTTCAATCGCACTCCCGAGGGCCTGCTGGACTTCCGCCGTTTCGGTGGAACGCTCTATCACCGCACCGCCTTCGCCGGCGCTACCACTGGGCAGCAGCTTCTTTACGCCCTGGACGAGCAGGTCCGCCGCTACGAGTCAGAAGGTAAGGTCCAGAAGTACGAGGGCTGGGAGTTTCTGTCTGCCATTCTCGACACCAAGGGCGCCTGCCGCGGTATCGTGGCCATGAACCTTCGCACCATGGAGCTGAAGACCTTCCCCGCCGACGCCATCATTATCTGCACTGGCGGTAATGGCGCCATCTTCGGCAAGTCCACCAACTCGGTAGTCTGCACCGGTTCCGCCCAGGCTGCTCTCTATCAGCAGGGCGCCTACTACGCGAACGGTGAGTTCATCCAGGTGCATCCGACCGCTATCCCCGGCGAAGACAAGCTGCGCCTGATGTCAGAGTCTGCCCGTGGCGAAGGTGGCCGCGTATGGGTTCCGAAGGACCGGAACGACAAGCGCCAGCCGAACTCCATTCCTGAAACCGAGCGCTGGTACTTCCTCGAAGAGTGGTATCCGAAGTACGGCAACCTCGTCCCGCGTGACGTTGCGACGCGCGCCATCCACAAGGTGGTGTACGAGCACGGCATGGGCCTCGATGGTCAGCCGATGGTCTACCTTGACGTCTCGCACCTGGCGCCTGAGCGCCAGCACAAGCTCGAAGGCATTCTCGAGATCTACGAGAAGTTTGTTGGTGACGATCCGCGCAAGGTCCCGATGAAGATCTTCCCCGGCATGCACTACACCATGGGCGGCCTGTGGGTGGACTTCAACCAGATGACCAACGTCCCCGGCGTCTTCGCCGCGGGTGAAGCCGACTACTCCATCCACGGCGCGAACCGTCTGGGCGCGAATTCGCTGCTCTCGTGCATCTACGGCGGCTTCGTTGCCGGACCGAAGGCAATGGAATACGCCAAGGGCCTTGCCCCGCAGCAGGGTGACGGCGGTCATGCCGCTGAGCTGATCCGCCAGCAGCAGTACAACAACATTCTGCTGAACAACCAGGGCACGGAGAATCCCTTCCAGATCTGGCGCGAGCTGGGCGACACGATGACCCGCCACGCCACGATCATCCGCTACAACGCGGGTCTTCGCGAGGCGGATCAGAAGATCGTCGAACTGATCGAGCGCTACAAGAAGATCAACCTCTCGGACAAGAGCCAGTGGGCCAATACCAGCTTTGCCTTCGCCCGCCAGCTCTACAACATGCTGCAGCTTGCTCGCGTCATTGTTCAGGGCGCCGAGCTGCGCGACGAGAGCCGTGGAGCACATTACAAGCCGGACTTCCCGGACCGCAACGACGAGAAGTTCCTGAAGACGACGAAGGCGGTCTACGACGACAACAGCGACGCGCCGAAGTTCGAGTGGGAAGACGTTGATATCAGCCACATCAAGCCGCGGCCTCGCCGCTACGACGCCACCGCGTAA
- the sdhB gene encoding succinate dehydrogenase iron-sulfur subunit produces MPTTIEVEIKRQNGPDGSGAVENFSIPYRPNMNITSLLGEIALNPVTKEGKATTPITYDSNCLEEICGSCAMLINGKARMACSALVDKLLEEGKGKITLAPLSKFPVVRDLAVDRAVLFENLKKVKAWVPIDGTYDLGAGPKQAPQIQEQRYPLSNCISCTICMEVCPQFNDVTNFVGAATIGQAKLFNMDPSGSVLKEERLRALSGDGGVQECGFAQNCVQACPKGLPLTEAISDIGRDVFVQKVKDFFRA; encoded by the coding sequence ATGCCGACCACGATTGAAGTCGAAATCAAGCGTCAGAATGGTCCGGACGGCTCAGGCGCCGTCGAGAATTTCTCGATCCCCTATCGCCCGAATATGAACATCACCTCTCTTCTGGGCGAGATCGCGCTGAATCCCGTCACCAAAGAGGGCAAGGCGACCACACCGATCACCTACGACTCGAACTGCCTGGAAGAGATCTGCGGCTCTTGCGCCATGCTGATCAATGGCAAGGCCCGCATGGCATGCTCGGCCCTGGTGGACAAGCTGCTGGAAGAGGGCAAGGGAAAGATCACGCTCGCTCCGCTGTCGAAGTTTCCAGTGGTGCGCGATTTGGCGGTCGACCGTGCTGTCCTCTTCGAGAACCTGAAGAAGGTCAAGGCGTGGGTGCCAATCGACGGTACGTACGATCTGGGAGCTGGCCCCAAGCAGGCTCCGCAGATCCAGGAGCAGCGCTATCCACTCTCGAACTGCATCTCCTGCACCATCTGCATGGAGGTCTGCCCGCAGTTCAATGATGTGACCAACTTCGTCGGCGCGGCCACGATTGGTCAGGCAAAGCTCTTCAACATGGATCCCTCAGGTTCCGTACTGAAGGAAGAGCGTCTGCGTGCGCTCTCCGGCGACGGCGGCGTGCAGGAGTGCGGCTTTGCCCAGAATTGCGTCCAGGCCTGCCCCAAGGGGCTTCCGCTCACCGAGGCCATCAGCGATATCGGCCGCGATGTCTTCGTGCAGAAGGTGAAGGACTTCTTCCGCGCGTAG
- a CDS encoding DinB family protein, which translates to MKRLIVLALLAAPALALAQTKKPEAPPTLRSVLLAQLKSTHNSKEWFVPANDAVAGLTPEQAAWTDGSGNHSVGQLANHLIFWNGEQLAKMTGKPVPKFNGNNDETFNAFNAANWAQTQKDLDKVLTDLEAYVLSCSEADLQKHATDIAHISTHNAYHVGQMLFVRKLHGTWNPANGVK; encoded by the coding sequence ATGAAACGACTGATTGTCCTCGCTCTTCTTGCGGCCCCGGCCTTAGCTTTGGCACAGACGAAGAAACCGGAGGCTCCGCCCACTCTGCGCTCGGTTTTGTTGGCGCAGCTCAAATCCACGCATAACAGTAAAGAATGGTTTGTCCCGGCCAACGACGCCGTCGCCGGACTCACTCCGGAGCAGGCCGCCTGGACCGATGGCTCCGGTAACCACTCCGTTGGACAGCTCGCCAATCACCTCATCTTCTGGAACGGGGAGCAGCTTGCAAAGATGACCGGCAAGCCCGTACCCAAGTTCAACGGCAACAACGACGAGACCTTCAACGCTTTCAACGCCGCCAACTGGGCGCAGACACAGAAAGACCTCGATAAGGTTCTTACGGATCTTGAGGCTTATGTTTTGAGCTGTTCCGAGGCGGACCTGCAGAAACACGCCACCGACATCGCGCACATCAGCACGCACAACGCCTATCACGTCGGCCAGATGCTCTTTGTCCGCAAGCTGCACGGAACCTGGAATCCGGCGAACGGCGTGAAGTAA